In one window of Niallia sp. Man26 DNA:
- a CDS encoding DinB family protein, which yields MEERHMILFKQLETYREDVLDSLNGVSAEAAEIVPHNFNNNIRWNMGHIYLDQYLWIETLTKEKTDVPDVFRNWFGYGTTPVHFSAETPSYLELKKLLKEQPVKLMENYGSRLEEVYPPTEMGMRTIEQVLIRTIFHEGIHLQAINDIKKCL from the coding sequence ATGGAGGAACGCCATATGATTCTTTTTAAACAGTTAGAAACGTACCGAGAAGATGTTTTAGATAGTTTAAATGGTGTAAGTGCAGAGGCAGCTGAGATAGTACCACATAATTTTAATAATAATATTAGATGGAATATGGGGCATATTTACTTGGATCAATACTTATGGATTGAGACCCTAACAAAGGAAAAAACAGATGTTCCTGATGTTTTTCGCAATTGGTTTGGTTATGGAACAACACCGGTTCATTTCTCAGCTGAAACGCCTTCTTATCTAGAACTGAAAAAATTGCTGAAAGAACAACCTGTTAAATTGATGGAGAACTATGGAAGCCGATTAGAAGAAGTATATCCCCCTACTGAGATGGGAATGCGAACAATAGAACAAGTGTTAATTAGAACCATCTTTCATGAAGGTATTCATTTGCAAGCGATAAACGACATTAAAAAGTGTTTATAA
- a CDS encoding glycoside hydrolase family 1 protein: MTKIQFPKDFLWGTASSGPQSEGYKQKTNDSIWDYWYKKDSERFYEKIGPETTSNVYEQYAEDVSIMKELSLNSFRTSIQWSRLIKDFETGEVDQEAVQFYNHYIDEMIANGIEPMMNLFHFDMPYELEQKYGGFKSRHVVDLYVKFAEAAFALFGDRVKYWISFNEPVAYTKGAYWHNLIYPNEMSMQSYVQANYHILLAHSLIVSAYRKGGYSGEIGIVVDLLPPIPRSENPADVEAGRVADLFINLIFMDPCVRGEYHPDYLNILKKHDCMFHHHLEDLVAIKENTVDFIGINYYQPMRVKARDGLPNPFSPFTPEWYYEPYEMPNRRMNEYRGWEIYPKALYDIAMRVKNEYGNIKWYVSENGMGVQGEERFKNDDGFIEDNYRIDFIKEHLGWLAKAIDEGSNCFGYHLWTFVDNWSWTNAYKNRYGLVSLNLENTERTIKKSGYWMKEAIKNNDFS; this comes from the coding sequence ATGACAAAAATACAATTTCCGAAAGATTTCTTATGGGGAACTGCTTCAAGCGGGCCTCAAAGTGAAGGATATAAACAAAAGACAAATGATTCTATATGGGATTATTGGTATAAAAAAGATTCCGAAAGATTTTATGAAAAGATTGGACCAGAAACGACTTCCAATGTGTATGAACAATATGCGGAAGATGTGAGCATAATGAAGGAGCTGAGCTTGAATTCCTTCCGAACGTCAATCCAATGGTCGAGATTGATAAAGGACTTCGAAACAGGTGAAGTTGATCAGGAGGCTGTTCAATTTTATAACCATTATATCGACGAAATGATTGCAAATGGGATTGAGCCGATGATGAACCTGTTCCATTTTGATATGCCTTATGAGCTTGAACAGAAATATGGTGGCTTTAAAAGCAGACATGTTGTCGATCTTTATGTGAAGTTCGCAGAAGCTGCATTTGCACTGTTTGGTGATCGAGTGAAGTATTGGATTTCTTTTAATGAGCCTGTAGCTTATACAAAGGGAGCATATTGGCATAATCTTATTTACCCAAATGAAATGAGCATGCAATCATATGTTCAGGCTAACTATCATATTTTGCTAGCCCACTCGTTAATTGTAAGCGCATACCGTAAAGGCGGATATAGTGGTGAGATTGGGATTGTTGTTGATCTGCTGCCGCCAATACCTCGCAGTGAAAATCCTGCTGACGTGGAAGCGGGCCGGGTGGCCGATTTATTTATTAACCTAATTTTTATGGATCCATGTGTAAGAGGAGAGTATCATCCTGATTATTTGAACATCTTAAAGAAACATGACTGTATGTTTCATCATCATTTAGAAGACTTAGTTGCAATAAAGGAAAATACAGTAGATTTTATCGGCATTAATTATTATCAGCCTATGCGCGTAAAAGCAAGGGATGGTTTGCCGAACCCATTTTCACCTTTCACGCCAGAATGGTATTATGAGCCATATGAAATGCCAAACAGAAGAATGAATGAATACAGAGGCTGGGAAATATATCCGAAAGCCTTATACGATATTGCTATGCGTGTAAAAAATGAGTATGGCAATATCAAGTGGTATGTTTCTGAAAACGGCATGGGTGTGCAAGGAGAAGAAAGATTTAAAAATGATGATGGCTTCATTGAAGATAATTACCGAATTGACTTTATTAAGGAGCACTTAGGCTGGCTGGCAAAAGCCATCGACGAAGGCTCTAATTGCTTCGGTTATCATTTATGGACTTTTGTTGATAACTGGTCTTGGACGAATGCTTATAAAAACCGATATGGCCTTGTGTCCTTAAATTTGGAAAATACGGAAAGAACGATTAAAAAGTCTGGTTACTGGATGAAAGAGGCAATTAAAAATAATGATTTCTCTTAA